The DNA window GACCCAGGGATTGCAACTCCAGTCTTCACACCCGTATGGCAAGAGTTTTATCACTGGCCCATTTCCTATTGTGCTAATCTCTCAGTATGCTTAATTTATAAATCAAACTGGATCTCGTAAACATGTATAAGCAGAAGAAATGGCATCTATAAAGTACATACTTCATATGCCTCAATTTTGGGTATTCATGGAAGCAGGTTTTGAAATATATCCTTCATGGATGAAGGAGAAATAATATGTAGTCAGTCACagtctgggttttcttttctttttctattgtaaaatattttcccCACTTTCTCCCTCTTGAAGTTCCTTCCAGGCCATCCCTATTTCCTCACCCACTCAACTCCAtctctctctaaaaaaaaaaaaaaaccacacacacacacacacacacacacacacaaatgaaacaaaCCACTACCACCACTACTACCCAAAACCACAATAACAGAAACTAAGTAAAAAGTCTGGGCATTTTTGAAAGCTCAAAAACAATTTTCTCCTATCACTCCTCCTATACTCAGAGGAAATTGCAAAATTTGATGGTAAGGTTACATTAAAGAATGACTCAGATGCACTAAAGGTtgattcttgtttttattttgtgtttatttttaaattggaacttaaaatatttttatggtgtGAGATATTGAACCTTGTGTCTTGCGCATGATAAGCAAAAGCTTTACCACTCAGCTACACTCCCACCTTCTTGCTTTCATCATTATTCTGCTATATCATTTATTGGTGTCCCAGGTCACCAGCAGAGTAACGACCAGATGTAGCTTGAAAATTAGGAAATGGGGAGGAATCATAAGCAAGGGTGGAGCTCATTATTATCAATTTATTGATGGCAGAAAAGTGGGTTGTATGGTGTCTATTTGAATGATGGGCTGGAATGTCACCATCAACGTAGGACAGATACTGAATGCTAAAGCTTCAAAGAGAACGTGGCTGATGTCAGGACGTTCTAGAAACAGGCAGCACTCCCTCTCCTACTTAGCTCCACTTTCTTCTGTGGGAAGTGATGAGAATAACTGACCTTGACTGCCCCATAAAATTATCATGTATAAACTTTCTCACATGCCTTGGAGATCTATAaattttttccttcagttctttTTTCAGTCACACTAGAACCAGTCTATTAGGGAGTCTGGATCACCAGTGTGTTTAATGTTACTAAAGAGCCGAGCCACATTCAGTTCAGAGCTTCACTTCACTTTCTGTGGAGTAACACAGGGATGTCTGAAGATGTTTTTAACATTAAGTATAATAATTTTATCAAGTAATTCCTGATGTTGCTGAAATAAAAATTAGCCCATGATTTTTACTTTTGTCTTTGTAGAACATGGCCCAATAACTCATGGATTGTCTTTACCATTTTCATTGCTACTCTGACAATCTGATTTTGTGTGGATTGTTAAGTATTTACTTTAAACCATTGGTACTTAACATGTAGTTCATAGCCTATTTTAGGGGTTGATTTACAATTTCAgggggtcatatatcagatatcctgcatatcagataattGCATTATGAtatataacagtagcaaaattacagttatgaagtagcaaggaaaataattttatggttggggtcatcacaacatgaggaactgtattaaagagctACAGcattaggaaaactgaaaagtttaagCACTTTTCTACACAAGAATCTTCAGGTTCCCTAATTTCTCTGCTATTGTTCTCTAAAGGAAAAAGTCACTTTCATGTGTGAAAAAGGCTTAAGAGTTAGAATTATTTAGCCTGGTGAAGAGACTGAATGTGTTAAATATTTTGTGATCCATACAAGGtcgaggaaaaaaaatctgtctatTTCTTTCAAGAATCCCACTGAAAATGCACTGAAGCATCCTTCAACTTAAATCCAGGACCTCTGTGTCTCTACTGATGGTGCGAGAGCAAAAATTATGCTTTATGTTTTAATTACTGTGCCTAAGAGATCtatgaaacaaaaatgcctctaacctgtaaACCCCCTGCCCAAGGACAGATGCTTTCTGAAATACTGGAGGCTGACAAGCCACATGCTTTCACTACCTAAACCTCTTTTTGAAGTCACATTGTGTTCACAGGTTTCTGAATTCGACTACACAGAACCACCATAGAACAGCCTCCAGTCACACAGAACAAGATAGGTACTCAATTCTGAGTGGAGTATGTCCCCTTAACTCCTATGGTTTGATGTGCAGACAATGATGGTATaatttaccacaatttttttGCACCAGTAAATAATATATAACAATGACTCACATTACTTTGCTCTTTAATGCAATCTACATTATCATTGTAACAGAACTAAAAGCTGACTTAATTTCATAGAGTATTTAATTATCACTAAATACACATTATGAAtaacaaaaaagaagtttaacTCCACAGTTTGGGCTTAGTCACCACATAGCCAGAGTTATCATAAATAAGACCTCGCCAATTTATAAGGTTGCCACTGTCATGCTCCTCTTCCGGAGGGACCACATAGTCCCACAAGGACAGCTCCCATATCTCCCCCAAAAATGACTGTTTTGCATCAAAACTTCCCCCAAAGGAATCCTGCTCCTGTCCTAAAATAATCTTTGCATCAGCTTCCACAGTGTACCCCTTCTtcaagcctttcctccccaaaggCTTTCCATCCAGCCAGAATTCTGCAATCCCAGAGGCAGATTCCCAGCTCACACAGACATGGATTGGAGCATAAGGGTTTGGGGGTGCTTTGAAGATGACTTCAGAATTTCCAACATAGAACCAGTATTCTCCCATTTTGTTCACAAAGAGAAGAATTTCATTGTCCTTGGTCTTCGTGCTGTAGGAGAAGAGGCTGTACGGGCGGGTGAGGTCGGTGAAGGCCTTCAGACACAAGGTGAACTTTTGCAATGACGTCCTCATTTGTGGGATCAGCGACACATAGGCAGTGGATGATTCTTGAGGGAAAATAAATGCCTTCCCCATCATGTCTGTGGAGAAAAGACAGTAAGACAAACATCCTATCAAGCACGACGTTTGACTTGTTCTTTTCATGGCCCTAGAGCTGCCTCCCAGCAGATCATGTAGAACATATGGGAGCACACAGAGGTCCTGCAAGTGTGTGAGCTTAGAAATGATGAGTAGCTCAACAGCGTTAAAGGCAGGGCTGAAAGAGGCGGTACAtgcctgcagccccagcactGGAGCGGTGGAAGCCATCTACTCTAtataatgagtttgaggacaacctgacCTAcctaagaccttgtttcaaacaaaacaatgaaCAGATGGATTTGGGTTCAGTTGATCTGTTacaaaattaaagatttcctgGACTCTACCTCCATCTTCCTCAAGACAGCACCTAGATAAAAGAAGAACCCgtgacagaaaataaaatgtaattgaatcGTTAGAATGAGTAAAGCATGAGGTACCGTATATTCTCCCACCACTGACCCAATCGTAATATTTTTCTAGAGCCCTGTAGCTGGGGTTATATACATTCTGGACCTTATTATGATAGACTAATGGAATCATGCAAATTACTTGGTCCAGACCATGATGGTACTATACCTTCATCTTCACTTTCTCCTGCAGTTCCTATGTTCAATAAGAACCagttttccatggcagcaagaAGATCAAGGGATTATATACTATGGATTTATTATGTCTTAAAAGCCATGTGAAAAGATAAAACTCTAATCATTatagaatgatttttcctggtttagAAAAGTGAATTTAACAAATGCTACAGTTTGGAAAATAAATTCGAGAATAATGACTAACTGAATCAGAGGAAACATGGCCTAGAAATAATATAAAGTCTTGAATTGAGTTAGTTTTGCTTCTTAGTAGGAAATGGGAAAACAGCATGAATTCTATTTTCTAACATACAAgggcttcttttaaaaaatgcttataCCTTGGACCCCTGGAGAATGGGAATGGAACACTTCCAGAAAAGAAGTCTGCctagagagtaggagagagagagagggagggaggaagagagagatgggggagatTGAAGTGTAAACCGTGTATTTTTACCCCATGATCAATTATCTCCCTGTTTGTAACCTTGTCAGTATACAAACTTGAAGCAAAATATCATGGTTAGCCTGAAATAACTTACAACTCACTGCTGACCGTAACAttgcaacaaaaaaaaatgagtgtcaAGTTTCTTACTggcagcaaaaagaaagaaaatataaagctgTAAAAATAGTAAAGGGTCTTCTTTGGAAataaaaagttacttttataaCAAGCATCACAAAGTTCATTCTTCCTTAATTGATCTCACTGTTTATTGTGTTAGTAAtatttgtatcccaattgtagtggTAAAGAAATGAGGCACAGAGTCTTGCCCCTTGACAATGGTCATTCAATTGTCTAAGTATTAGGGAGAAATGGGTTTCTGGTATAAAGTTCAAACTATTTCCACCATTTCTTGTTTCCTCTTACACTTCGTCaactaaatgtttaaaaaagataAGAGAGtaaacattctctttctctctctctgtatgtgtgtgtgtgtgtgttccctctAACTTCTTAGAAGAGAAGTTACTGTGTTCTCATCAAAGAAGCAAATCTTATTCTCCTTTCTTGAACCCAGAGATATCCTTATACCTAGTGTGGTATCTTTAAAATTAGCATATATACCTTAGTCATCAATATCcatggtatttttttaaatatgacttCAATTAAATTTCTTTCCTTTGGGTTGGGCTGATTCACTGGCAAGAAATAGGACACAGTGGGAGGATTTTGAAGATTTGATATGGAAGGGCTGTGACTTCTAAATTGGATATATCTTCCAGCCACAGGTAGCAAGCTGTTTTGTAGAAAGGACCTCAGTGACAGAAAATTAAGAAGAGGTCTACAGTAAATAGACAATAAGGAACTCAGGCCTCTGGCCCAGAATCCTGAAATTGATTAACCATACAAGTAAGCATGAGAGCAGACCCACTTCAGATAACACTACAACCTTAGTTGAAAGACTGCAATCCATAGAGACATGTGCTTGGGACTAGTAGCTGGGgagttctctgttttctgttgtaaaaaagacacaggataaATAAACGTTCACCCTCTCAAGCTGCTAAGCTTAGGAGGCATCACAGACAAAGTAAGTGACTTACACACACCTTTTTACTCATATCTTTCTGAGAACAGCTACAGCAAAAGGTTTTAGGCCCAAGCTGTTCTAGGTGCGGGGAGCTTTCTGGCTCTGCTCATTACCCACCTGTTTGTGATACACCTCCCgaaagaacagagagaagcaGGGTGCCCACAATAACCTTCTCCATGGTGCTCTTCTCAGACTGCTGCAGGAGTGGGAGAGCAGCAACTGTCTCTGTGGGCAGACCTGGGCTGTTTGGCTCTTATGTTGCACTCACAGGGACAACACCTTTGTTTTCACAAAAGACGACAAAGTCATAAAAGGTTAATATTAACTAAACCATTATGTCGTTTTAAAACCAGTGGGGTATCAGCCTCAAGTATTATAAAAATTCTTGTGTGAACTCTAATAAAGCAAgggaaagacttgtatgataaagaCTAAGGCACTGAGGAAAGAGAttgaaggtatcagaagatgcaaagcccccctccctttctcatggattggtaggattaatatagtaaaaatgttcATCCTATCAATTTACACACTCAATACAATCgccatcaaaattccaaaacaaGTTTTCACAGAActtaaaaggacaattttcatcTTCatatgaaatcataaagcatTTGGGATAGCTAACATGCTTTTGTGTattaaaagaacttctggaggtttcACTATCCCCAATCTCAAACTGTAgggagctatagtaataaaaaaaccAGCGTGGTATTGGCACAAAGAGACATATGTTGATCAAGggaatagaattgaagacccaCATATAACTTAAAACACTAATAAATacctgatttttaattttaaaaaggccaGAAAAACatactagttaaaaaaaaaaagacagcatctttaacaaatggtgctagtaaACTGATGGCTCCGTGTATAATAATCCAAAAGACTCATACttaccactctgcacaaaactcaactcttAATGAGTCAGACCTCAACAA is part of the Meriones unguiculatus strain TT.TT164.6M chromosome 11, Bangor_MerUng_6.1, whole genome shotgun sequence genome and encodes:
- the LOC110565349 gene encoding mucosal pentraxin-like, whose amino-acid sequence is MEKVIVGTLLLSVLSGGVSQTDMMGKAFIFPQESSTAYVSLIPQMRTSLQKFTLCLKAFTDLTRPYSLFSYSTKTKDNEILLFVNKMGEYWFYVGNSEVIFKAPPNPYAPIHVCVSWESASGIAEFWLDGKPLGRKGLKKGYTVEADAKIILGQEQDSFGGSFDAKQSFLGEIWELSLWDYVVPPEEEHDSGNLINWRGLIYDNSGYVVTKPKLWS